The following proteins come from a genomic window of Mobula hypostoma chromosome 15, sMobHyp1.1, whole genome shotgun sequence:
- the LOC134356973 gene encoding solute carrier family 41 member 1 isoform X3: MTLASRLSTAANTGKLDSSSDRWTMVTCNLALIQVQATVVGFLAAVAAVILGSFSRDHVVDLDRAALLCASSTSTAFIAALSLGLVMVAVILGSRKVGINPDNVATPIAASLGDLITLSLLAFISSSLYQHLGTVYVAPSVCALLVAVIPVWVTIARRSPQIREVLKSGWQPVLIAMVISSFGGLILDKMIMNPKFEGMAVFTPVINGVGGNLVAIQASRISTYLHQRSVPGVLPRGMQDLCPSLCTTFARSGINSTSARVLLLLVVPGHLLFILVIRFLRAGHISVSLSFTVFYLAAALLQVFLLLYAADLLVRLTWSLRLDPDNFSIPYLTALGDLLGTGLLAICFHAELFIGD, translated from the exons GCCAACACCGGAAAGCTGGACAGCTCCAGTGACAGGTGGACCATGGTGACGTGTAACCTGGCTCTGATTCAG GTCCAGGCCACGGTGGTGGGATTCCTGGCCGCCGTGGCTGCGGTGATCCTGGGATCGTTCTCCAGGGACCACGTCGTCGACTTGGACCGAGCCGCATTGCTGTGCGCCAGCAGCACTTCGACAGCGTTTATTGCTGCTCTCTCCCTCG GTTTGGTGATGGTCGCTGTGATCCTTGGCTCCAGGAAGGTTGGGATAAATCCCGATAACGTGGCCACTCCAATCGCCGCCAGTCTCGGTGACCTCATCACTCTCTCcctgctggccttcatcagcagCTCCCTATACCAGCACCTGG GCACGGTGTACGTCGCACCCTCTGTGTGCGCCCTCCTTGTGGCCGTGATCCCGGTCTGGGTGACGATCGCCAGGCGGAGTCCACAGATCCGAGAGGTCCTGAAGTCCGGGTGGCAGCCCGTCCTCATCGCCATGGTGATCAGCAG TTTCGGGGGTCTGATCCTGGACAAGATGATCATGAATCCAAAGTTTGAAGGAATGGCTGTGTTCACCCCGGTTATTAACG GTGTCGGCGGAAATCTCGTGGCGATCCAGGCCAGCCGTATCTCTACCTACCTGCACCAACGCAGCGTGCCAGGTGTGCTGCCCCGTGGCATGCAGGACCTGTGTCCCAGTCTCTGCACCACCTTCGCCCGCTCTG GAATAAACTCGACATCGGCCCGAGTTCTGCTGCTCCTGGTTGTACCGGGACATCTGCTCTTCATCCTGGTCATCCGGTTCCTCCGAGCTGGACACATCTCCGTCAGCCTCTCCTTCACCGTCTTCTACCTGGCCGCCGCCCTGCTACAG GTGTTCCTGCTGCTCTATGCGGCTGATCTGCTGGTACGGCTGACCTGGAGCCTGAGGCTGGATCCCGACAATTTCTCCATCCCGTATCTGACTGCCCTCGGCGACCTGCTGGGCACCGGCCTCCTGGCCATCTGCTTCCACGCCGAGCTGTTCATTGGTGACTGA
- the LOC134357140 gene encoding carbohydrate sulfotransferase 13-like isoform X3 has translation MRSGKKRTALSDWSFNLSKLPGLDPQQQRIQQQRRAELERACAAHGRPSSPLSAADLRHLIVDNRHRLLYCYVPKVASTNWKRVLQVLAGQAAKPLDIPAAQAHSPGRLPTLDTYPPAGINQRLRHYLKFLFVREPFERLVSAYRNKFAQARAHAFHRRYGTRIVRRHRQRPSARARWSGADVTFAEFAWYLADPRTRVRDGPFNEHWETVYALCHPCHLRYDVLGRHETLAADARYLLALAGHEHPVAFPAPATGSNGPTTLGMTAAYFRNLSAFYRRKLYRIYRLDYELFNYSVPAYLDSD, from the coding sequence CTCCCCGGGTTGGACCCCCAGCAACAGCGAATCCAGCAGCAACGCAGGGCCGAGCTGGAACGGGCGTGCGCGGCTCACGGCCGCCCTTCCAGCCCGCTCTCGGCCGCCGACCTCCGCCACCTGATCGTGGACAACCGCCATCGCCTGCTCTACTGCTACGTGCCCAAGGTGGCGAGCACCAACTGGAAGCGGGTGTTGCAGGTGCTGGCCGGCCAGGCGGCCAAGCCGCTGGACATCCCGGCCGCCCAGGCACACTCCCCGGGCCGCCTGCCCACGCTGGACACCTACCCGCCGGCCGGCATCAACCAGCGCCTCCGCCACTACCTCAAGTTCCTCTTCGTGCGCGAGCCCTTCGAGCGGCTCGTGTCCGCCTACCGCAACAAGTTTGCGCAAGCCCGCGCCCACGCCTTCCACCGGCGGTACGGCACGCGCATCGTGCGGCGGCACCGGCAACGGCCCAGCGCGCGTGCACGCTGGAGCGGCGCCGACGTCACCTTCGCCGAGTTCGCCTGGTACCTGGCGGACCCGCGCACACGCGTGCGCGACGGGCCCTTCAACGAGCACTGGGAGACTGTGTACGCGCTCTGCCACCCGTGCCACCTCCGCTACGACGTGCTGGGCCGCCACGAGACGCTCGCAGCCGACGCGCGCTACCTGCTGGCGTTGGCCGGGCACGAGCACCCCGTCGCCTTCCCGGCGCCTGCAACCGGGTCCAACGGGCCGACCACCCTTGGCATGACCGCTGCCTACTTCCGCAACCTCTCCGCCTTCTACCGCCGGAAGCTCTACCGCATCTACCGACTGGACTACGAGCTGTTTAACTACAGCGTGCCCGCCTACCTGGACAGCGACTGA